One Paraburkholderia sp. PREW-6R genomic region harbors:
- a CDS encoding AraC family transcriptional regulator yields MYAAGERPHVEPVARSCAVARAVAFIEASFAQPVSLAMLAATVGLSVSRFATLFRQEVGISPHRYVCLVRVRHAQMLLRNGVPPSVVATEVGFFDQSHLGRHFRRTVGVTPGNYVARRSQVAC; encoded by the coding sequence ATGTATGCCGCAGGCGAACGTCCGCATGTCGAACCGGTCGCACGATCGTGTGCGGTTGCACGGGCGGTGGCGTTCATCGAAGCGTCGTTTGCGCAGCCGGTCAGTCTTGCGATGCTCGCCGCGACGGTCGGCTTGAGCGTGTCACGGTTTGCCACGCTGTTCCGGCAGGAAGTCGGCATCTCGCCGCATCGCTATGTGTGCCTCGTGCGCGTGCGGCACGCGCAGATGCTGCTGCGCAACGGTGTGCCGCCATCGGTGGTGGCGACCGAAGTGGGCTTCTTCGATCAGAGCCATCTTGGCCGTCACTTCCGGCGCACGGTCGGGGTAACGCCGGGGAATTACGTCGCTCGGCGTTCGCAGGTCGCCTGCTGA
- a CDS encoding (2Fe-2S)-binding protein codes for MKSRFVRLAETTRPTVSFRIDGKVVDGLQGDTLLVAMLCNTGHVRQSEFGPEVRAGFCLMGACQDCWVWTVDGQRLRACTTVLSEELDIVTRQPELQWPNLV; via the coding sequence ATGAAGTCCAGATTCGTCCGGCTCGCGGAAACCACGCGTCCCACTGTGTCGTTTCGCATCGACGGCAAAGTGGTCGACGGGCTGCAGGGCGACACGCTGCTCGTGGCGATGCTGTGCAACACCGGCCACGTGCGACAGTCCGAGTTCGGTCCGGAAGTGCGCGCGGGCTTCTGCCTGATGGGCGCGTGCCAGGACTGCTGGGTCTGGACCGTCGATGGCCAACGGCTTCGCGCGTGCACGACGGTGCTCAGCGAGGAACTCGATATCGTCACCCGGCAACCGGAGCTGCAATGGCCGAACCTCGTGTAA
- a CDS encoding FAD/NAD(P)-binding oxidoreductase, with the protein MAEPRVIVVGAGPAGIRCAQALVEAGLRPLVIDESRRDGGQIYRRQPEQFSRPYTKLYGTEAASAQNLHESFERLRAKIGYLPQTLAWNISGGKLYTARDGVADHHPFDALVLCPGATDRLMPVKGWQYAGTYSLGASQIALKAQACSIGSNVVFMGSGPLLYLVANQYVQAGATVAAVLDTSRSSRRLRALPALLARPDVLRKGAALVSSLKRSGVRIELGIEPVEIHGDAGRGVESLSYRDKRGVQQRIACDAVAMGYHLRPETQLADLAGCEFAFDASTRQWLPVLDRMGRSSVKRVYLAGDGVRVLGADGAEIAGKLAALAVLQDLGHAVDVSRVTSLTRERSKMDRFRAGLAEAFPWPSQQAAHLSDDTIVCRCEGISAGELRRVIRDEGAREANRAKAFSRVGMGRCQGRYCGHAAAEVIAAAARVPLEQVGRLRGQAPVKPFAMSTVAGWSPAAVAPAAAPSSATPTVEEE; encoded by the coding sequence ATGGCCGAACCTCGTGTAATCGTCGTGGGTGCCGGACCGGCCGGGATTCGCTGCGCGCAGGCGCTGGTGGAGGCGGGGCTGCGTCCGCTCGTCATCGACGAAAGCCGGCGTGATGGCGGCCAGATATATCGCCGTCAGCCGGAGCAGTTTTCCCGGCCCTATACGAAGCTGTATGGCACCGAAGCCGCCAGTGCGCAGAACCTGCACGAGAGCTTCGAACGGTTGCGGGCAAAGATCGGCTATTTGCCGCAAACGCTCGCGTGGAATATCTCCGGCGGCAAGCTCTATACGGCGCGTGACGGTGTGGCCGATCATCATCCGTTCGACGCGCTGGTCCTGTGCCCCGGCGCAACCGACCGGCTGATGCCGGTCAAGGGCTGGCAGTATGCCGGCACTTACAGTCTCGGCGCATCGCAGATCGCGCTGAAGGCGCAAGCCTGTTCGATCGGCAGCAACGTGGTATTCATGGGCTCCGGGCCGCTGCTGTATCTGGTCGCGAACCAGTACGTGCAGGCTGGCGCAACGGTGGCGGCCGTGCTCGACACGTCGCGTTCGAGCAGGCGTCTGCGTGCGCTGCCCGCGCTGCTTGCGCGGCCCGACGTGCTGCGCAAGGGGGCGGCGCTCGTGTCGTCGCTGAAAAGGAGCGGTGTCAGAATCGAGCTGGGTATTGAGCCGGTCGAGATCCACGGTGACGCCGGGCGCGGCGTCGAATCGCTCAGCTACCGCGATAAGCGCGGCGTGCAGCAGCGGATTGCGTGCGATGCCGTCGCAATGGGTTATCACCTGCGCCCTGAAACGCAGCTTGCCGACCTCGCGGGTTGTGAGTTCGCGTTCGATGCGTCCACTCGTCAATGGCTGCCCGTACTGGACCGCATGGGCCGCAGCTCGGTCAAACGCGTTTATCTCGCGGGGGACGGCGTGCGCGTGCTCGGCGCCGATGGCGCGGAGATCGCCGGAAAACTCGCCGCACTGGCCGTGCTGCAAGATCTTGGACACGCTGTCGATGTATCGCGCGTCACTTCGCTTACGCGTGAGCGCTCGAAGATGGACCGCTTTCGCGCGGGGCTTGCCGAGGCGTTTCCATGGCCGTCGCAACAGGCCGCGCACTTGTCCGACGACACGATCGTGTGCCGTTGTGAAGGCATCAGCGCGGGTGAATTGCGCCGCGTCATCCGTGACGAAGGCGCACGCGAAGCCAATCGCGCGAAGGCGTTCAGCCGGGTCGGCATGGGACGCTGCCAGGGCCGCTACTGCGGCCATGCGGCCGCCGAGGTCATTGCCGCAGCGGCGCGCGTGCCGCTCGAACAGGTCGGCCGCCTGCGTGGACAGGCGCCGGTCAAACCATTCGCGATGTCGACGGTGGCCGGCTGGTCTCCTGCCGCTGTCGCGCCGGCCGCGGCGCCGTCGAGTGCAACCCCCACGGTGGAGGAAGAATGA
- a CDS encoding FAD-binding oxidoreductase, with product MKRTDADVVIVGGGFMGVAAAFFLRQRGRSVILLERGLVGQQASGVNFGNVRRQGRFLPQLPLANRSREIWGKLPALIDHDAEFLPTGHIRVCYRQEQDEAFAVYAREAAHYGLKLDLYHGAAMRAKFPFLGPEVLAASHAPIDGHANPRLAAPAFGRAAVKAGARIEENTEIATVEKDGDTFRATSTDGRVFCAPNLLITAGAWGNRLSAQFGEAVPIAIHGPQMAVTEPVPYGLTTVVGVSSPHIEEVVYFRQVKRGNIVIGGCARAPAYLDARRAKVLPESTLLQFRQAARVAPALSRLNIIRVWSGVEGYMPDDRPIMGRSGKVDGLYYAFGFCGHGFQLGPGVGDVMAELIDTGATSTPIEPFAIERFAVQANAAPIAA from the coding sequence ATGAAACGGACCGACGCGGATGTCGTGATCGTGGGCGGCGGATTCATGGGTGTCGCGGCGGCGTTTTTTCTGCGCCAGCGCGGCCGCTCGGTCATCCTGCTGGAACGCGGCCTGGTCGGTCAGCAGGCGAGTGGCGTCAACTTCGGCAACGTCCGCCGGCAGGGCCGCTTTCTGCCGCAATTGCCGCTGGCGAACCGATCGCGCGAAATCTGGGGAAAACTGCCGGCGTTGATCGATCATGATGCCGAGTTTCTGCCGACCGGACATATTCGCGTGTGCTACCGGCAGGAGCAGGACGAGGCATTCGCGGTTTATGCCCGCGAAGCCGCGCACTATGGGCTCAAGCTCGATCTGTACCATGGCGCCGCAATGCGCGCGAAGTTTCCGTTCCTCGGTCCCGAGGTACTGGCAGCATCGCATGCGCCGATCGACGGGCACGCGAATCCGCGCCTCGCGGCGCCGGCTTTCGGACGCGCGGCGGTGAAAGCCGGCGCACGGATCGAAGAAAACACCGAAATCGCCACGGTCGAGAAAGACGGTGACACGTTCCGCGCGACCAGCACGGATGGCCGCGTGTTCTGCGCGCCAAACCTGCTGATTACCGCGGGCGCATGGGGCAACCGGCTGAGCGCGCAGTTCGGCGAAGCGGTGCCGATCGCGATTCACGGCCCGCAGATGGCAGTCACCGAACCGGTGCCTTACGGCCTCACGACGGTGGTCGGCGTGTCGTCGCCGCATATCGAAGAGGTTGTGTATTTTCGCCAGGTGAAGCGCGGCAACATCGTGATCGGCGGATGCGCGCGCGCTCCGGCCTATCTCGACGCGCGTCGTGCGAAGGTTCTGCCAGAGAGCACGCTGCTGCAGTTCCGCCAGGCGGCGCGCGTTGCACCGGCGCTGTCGCGCCTGAATATCATTCGCGTGTGGAGCGGCGTCGAAGGTTATATGCCGGACGACCGTCCGATCATGGGGCGCAGCGGCAAGGTGGATGGCCTGTATTACGCGTTCGGTTTCTGCGGGCACGGCTTCCAGCTCGGTCCCGGTGTCGGCGACGTAATGGCCGAACTGATCGACACGGGCGCGACCAGTACACCCATCGAGCCTTTCGCGATCGAGCGCTTCGCCGTCCAGGCAAACGCTGCACCGATCGCCGCGTAG
- a CDS encoding FAD-binding oxidoreductase, with the protein MKLESYWLDTRPAFRGGREGPVERHAEVVVIGGGFTGLSAALELASRGVQVTVLEAGQIAGEASGRNGGQCNTGLSHDYASLAAKIGATQAKAFYRAYESAVATVDSIVTTHQIDCDFVRTGKLKLAAKPEHFAKLQKTYEVLMRDVDQNIELIPRERLRNEVGSDGFYGGLLQRNGAQMHMGKFGVGLAQAAVLQGARIFEQAAVTQMKRLDGDRYELTCARGTIRADRVLVATGASQLGPFQWFRRRIAPVGSFIVVTEPLPLEQLNRLFPTRRAYVTSRQIGNYFRVTPDNRLLFGGRARFAMSSPRSDEKSGQILRAGLAGYFPELANVRLDYCWGGLVDITADRLPRAGQHEGLFYSMGYSGHGVQMSVHMGRVMADVLYGAAAGNPWRDLEWPAIPGHFGHAWFLPLVGAYYRLQDILH; encoded by the coding sequence ATGAAACTCGAATCGTACTGGCTGGACACGCGTCCAGCCTTCCGCGGCGGTCGCGAAGGACCGGTCGAGCGGCATGCCGAAGTGGTCGTGATCGGCGGCGGCTTTACCGGTCTGTCGGCGGCGCTCGAACTTGCATCGCGCGGCGTCCAGGTGACGGTGCTCGAAGCCGGCCAGATTGCCGGCGAAGCGTCGGGACGTAACGGCGGCCAGTGCAACACCGGGCTGTCGCACGACTACGCGTCGCTGGCGGCGAAAATCGGTGCGACGCAGGCGAAGGCGTTCTATCGCGCGTATGAAAGCGCGGTGGCCACGGTCGATTCGATCGTCACCACCCATCAGATCGATTGCGATTTCGTCCGCACGGGCAAGCTCAAGCTGGCCGCGAAGCCCGAGCATTTCGCTAAGCTGCAGAAGACCTACGAAGTCCTGATGCGCGACGTCGACCAGAATATCGAACTGATTCCGCGCGAACGCCTGCGCAACGAAGTCGGCTCGGACGGCTTTTACGGCGGCCTGCTGCAGCGTAACGGCGCGCAAATGCACATGGGCAAGTTCGGCGTCGGTCTCGCGCAGGCTGCGGTACTGCAGGGCGCGCGGATCTTCGAACAGGCTGCCGTCACGCAGATGAAGCGGCTCGACGGCGACCGCTATGAGCTGACGTGCGCGCGCGGCACGATCCGCGCGGATCGCGTGCTGGTTGCGACCGGCGCGTCGCAGCTCGGGCCGTTCCAGTGGTTCCGGCGGCGTATCGCGCCCGTGGGCAGCTTCATCGTCGTGACCGAGCCCTTGCCGCTCGAACAATTGAACCGGCTGTTCCCCACGCGTCGCGCCTATGTTACGTCGCGACAGATTGGCAACTACTTTCGCGTCACGCCCGATAACCGGCTGCTATTCGGCGGCCGCGCCCGCTTCGCGATGTCGAGCCCGAGATCTGATGAAAAAAGCGGGCAGATTCTGCGCGCCGGACTCGCGGGCTATTTCCCCGAGCTGGCGAACGTGCGCCTCGATTATTGCTGGGGCGGTCTCGTGGACATTACCGCCGACCGTCTGCCACGTGCGGGTCAACACGAAGGGCTCTTTTATTCGATGGGTTACAGCGGCCATGGCGTGCAGATGTCGGTACACATGGGCCGCGTGATGGCCGACGTGCTGTACGGCGCAGCGGCCGGCAATCCCTGGCGGGATCTCGAATGGCCGGCCATTCCCGGGCACTTCGGTCACGCATGGTTTCTGCCGTTGGTCGGCGCGTATTACCGGCTGCAGGACATCCTGCATTGA